From the Parambassis ranga unplaced genomic scaffold, fParRan2.1 scaffold_60_arrow_ctg1, whole genome shotgun sequence genome, one window contains:
- the atp6v1f gene encoding V-type proton ATPase subunit F: MAGRGKLIAVIGDEDTCTGFLLGGIGELNKNRKPNFLVVEKDTSITEIEETFKSFLVRNDIGIILINQFIAEMIRHAIDAHMQSIPAVLEIPSKEHPYDASKDSILRRAKGMFSAEDFR, encoded by the exons ATGGCCGGCCGCGGAAAACTGATCGCTGTGATCGGCGATGAGGACACGTGTACCGGCTTCCTGCTCGGCGGGATCGGTGAACTCAACAAGAACCGTAAACCGAATTTCCTGGTGGTTGAGAAGGACACAAGCATAACGGAGATCGAGGAGACCTTCAA GAGCTTCCTGGTGCGTAACGACATTGGAATCATCCTGATTAATCAGTTCATCGCCGAGATGATCCGCCATGCCATTGATGCCCACATGCAGTCGATCCCAGCCGTCCTGGAGATCCCATCTAAAGAGCATCCCTATGACGCATCCAAGGACTCCATCCTGCGCCGGGCCAAGGGCATGTTCTCTGCAGAGGACTTCCGATAA
- the lamtor4 gene encoding ragulator complex protein LAMTOR4 isoform X2, with protein sequence MTTAALTAGLERIPDQLGYLVISEEGVLASAGELENDEHTAGVIMQMVRTASRFRLSGSAEPPFKRLSVILEDFVYAITVSGQKVFVVKRQHNQQEPINV encoded by the exons ATG ACGACAGCCGCGCTGACTGCCGGTCTGGAGCGAATCCCGGATCAGCTCGGGTACCTGGTCATCAGCGAGGAGGGGGTTCTGGCC TCTGCAGGTGAGCTGGAGAATGatgaacacacagcaggtgtaaTCATGCAGATGGTACGAACAGCGAGTCGCTTCAGATTATCAGGGTCTGCTGAGCCACCCTTCAAACGCCTGTCAG TTATTCTGGAGGACTTCGTTTACGCCATCACCGTCTCTGGTCAGAAGGTGTTTGTGGTCAAACGACAACACAACCAGCAGGAACCGATCAATGTCTGA
- the lta4h gene encoding leukotriene A-4 hydrolase, producing MKPFKNKSLCVLRILFYCEKTGCAGSVLRLRLRQFSGACYDPFSLSEDTGQIAAMDPCSFSSFTKCVTKHLNLVLHLDFDRHVIRGKVDLTVEALEDRFSSLTLDTRDLKIQSVSANGQPARFSLGTKHSFKGTPLDITLPFDLSRGQHVIVEVTYETSPSATALQWLTPEQTAGKKQPYLFSQCQAHHCRSMVPCQDSPSIKHTYYAQVSVPKDLVAVMSAVRDGHAVDPQDSGRIVYRFRQPVPMPSYLIAIVVGALESREIGPRSRVWSEKEFVDKAAFEFSETETMLKTAENLAGPYVWGQYDILVLPPSFPYGGMENPCLTFATPTLLAGDKSLSNVIAHEISHSWTGNLVTNKTWEHFWLNEGHTVYLERMIARCMESEQFRQFKAMGGWKDLQESVYTFGANNPVTNLVPSLQDVDPDEAFSSVPYEKGFALLYHLEELMGGPEVFMGFVKSYIQLFAYSSVTTNEWKNYLYTYFKDKVDILNKVDWNGWMFTPGMPPVKPDYDTTLADACIALTQSWIKAKDQNLNVFKESDVKTLSSHQLIEFLSLLLQEDPLPLTHVKKMQEVYNLNACMNSEIRFRWLRLCVRSRWEDAVPMALKMATEQGRMKFTRPLFREVFNFEKYRDEAVCVFLAHRAAMHPVTAGLVSKDLKVDTSSL from the exons ATGAAACCCttcaaaaataaaagtctgtgcGTTCTGCGTATCCTCTTTTACTGTGAAAAGACCGGATGTGCCGGCAGCGTGTTGCGCCTGCGCCTCAGACAGTTCAGCGGCGCCTGTTACGATCCCTTCAGTCTTTCTGAAGACACCGGACAGATCGCAGCCATGGACCCgtgctccttctcctccttcaccaaGTGCGTCACCAAACACCTGAACCTGGTGCTGCACCTGGACTTCGACAGACACGTGATCAGAGGGAAGGTGGATCTCACGGTGGAGGCTCTGGAGGACCGCTTCTCTTCTCTG ACTTTGGACACCAGGGACCTGAAGATCCAGTCGGTGTCAGCCAATGGTCAGCCTGCACGGTTCAGTCTGGGCACCAAGCACAGCTTCAAGGGGACACCACTGGACATCACGCTGCCATTTGACCTCTCAAG AGGGCAGCATGTGATTGTGGAGGTGACCTATGAGACATCTCCATCAGCAACAGCCCTGCAGTGGCTCACACCCGAGCAGACTGCTGGAAAGAAGCAGCCCTACCTGTTCAGCCAGTGTCAG GCGCATCACTGCAGGAGTATGGTCCCCTGCCAGGACAGCCCATCCATCAAACACACCTACTACGCTCag GTTTCTGTCCCTAAGGACCTGGTGGCTGTGATGAGTGCAGTGAGAGATGGACATGCAGTGGATCCTCAGGACAGTGGCCGTATTGTCTACAGGTTCAGGCAGCCG GTGCCCATGCCCTCCTACCTGATAGCCATTGTGGTTGGAGCCTTGGAAAGCAG GGAGATCGGTCCGAGATCCAGAGTCTGGTCTGAGAAAGAGTTTGTGGATAAAGCAGCGTTCGAGTTCTCTGAG ACTGAGACCATGTTGAAGACAGCTGAGAACCTTGCTGGACCATATGTTTGGGGTCAGTACGACATCCTGgttctccctccatctttccCTTATGGAGGCATGGAGAATCCCTGTCTGACCTTTGCCACACCCACTCTTTTG GCAGGAGACAAATCTTTGTCTAAC GTGATCGCCCATGAGATCTCTCACAGCTGGACTGGGAACCTGGTCACCAATAAGACCTGGGAGCACTTCTG GCTGAACGAGGGTCACACAGTCTACTTGGAGAGGATGATTGCCAGGTGCATGGAAAGCGAACAGTTCAGGCAGTTTAAGGCCATGGGGGGCTGGAAGGACCTGCAGGAGTCT GTATACACCTTTGGTGCCAACAACCCTGTGACTAACCTAGTCCCCAGTCTGCAGGACGTTGACCCAGATGAAGCCTTTTCCTCAGTCCCCTATGAGAAGGGATTCGCTCTTCTGTACCACCTGGAGGAGCTGATGGGAGGGCCAG AGGTGTTTATGGGTTTTGTGAAGTCGTACATCCAGCTGTTTGCCTACAGCAGCGTCACCACCAATGAGTGGAAGAACTACTTGTATACCTACTTTAAGGACAAG GTGGACATCCTGAACAAGGTGGACTGGAATGGCTGGATGTTCACGCCGGGGATGCCTCCAGTCAAACCCGA TTATGATACCACACTGGCTGATGCCTGCATTGCATTGACTCAGAGTTGGATCAAA GCCAAAGATCAAAACCTGAATGTCTTCAAGGAGTCTGACGTGAAGACGCTTTCCTCCCACCAGCTCATTGAGTTCCTGTCACTGCTGCTTCAGGAG GATCCGCTCCCTCTGACTCATGTGAAGAAGATGCAAGAGGTTTACAATCTCAATGCATGTATGAACTCAGAGATCCGCTTCAG gtggcTGAGGCTGTGTGTTCGGTCCAGATGGGAGGACGCAGTTCCCATGGCGCTAAAGATGGCGACTGAGCAGGGTAGGATGAAGTTTACCAGACCACTCTTCAG GGAAGTTTTTAACTTTGAAAAGTATCGCGATGAAGCCGTTTGCGTGTTTCTGGCCCATCGAGCTGCGATGCATCCAGTCACTGCTGGGCTGGTCAGCAAGGACCTGAAGGTGGACACCAGCAGCCTGTAA
- the dennd6b gene encoding LOW QUALITY PROTEIN: protein DENND6B (The sequence of the model RefSeq protein was modified relative to this genomic sequence to represent the inferred CDS: deleted 1 base in 1 codon) — MNPFNGSASPRHDEAADGGDSRLSWARFSAWLECVCVVTFDLELGQAIELVYPQDVKLTEKEKTSICYLSFPDSYSGCLGDTQFSFRLRQSVGRRALRSTDDIYNRDAPVTLQREAAHFLGYVYFRQVKDVSVKRGYLQKSLVLVSKLPYTHLFHLLLQIIAPEFFEKLEPCLETVVNEIDQWPLPVPGLTLNLPVMGVILQVRIPSKTDKPGGSPVREAAKENLLPAPTLLPTIHELDLFKCFQSVLVHLQMLWELTLLGEPVVIMAPSPTISSETVLALISSISPLKYCCDFRPYFTIHDSEFREYTTRTQAPPNVVLGVTNPFFIKTFQNWPHIIRLGEIRMAGDLPKQVKVKKLSKLKTLDTKPGIYTAYKTFMHKDKILIKRLLKGIQRKRPSEVQSAILRRHLLELTQSFIIPLERYMVSLMPLQRSVTPWKTPPQIRPFSQDEFMSTLDLTGPQLTSLLKGDWVGLYRKFFRSPNFDGWYRHRHKEMTQKLESLHLEVICDADLLGWTKDKSEVEIVDLILKVREKLNKARRQQLQVRDGVFDKLEAFIDSIISSLPEDLQSALNTR; from the exons ATGAATCCGTTTAATGGATCCGCTTCTCCCCGACACGACGAAGCGGCGGACGGCGGGGATAGCCGC TTATCGTGGGCTCGCTTCTCCGCCtggctggagtgtgtgtgtgtcgttacCTTCGACCTGGAGCTCGGACAAGCCATCGAG CTGGTTTATCCTCAGGATGTGAAACTTACTGAAAAAGAG AAAACCAGCATCTGCTACCTGTCCTTCCCTGATTCATACTCAG GATGCCTCGGGGATACTCAGTTCAGTTTCAGGTTACGTCAGTCAGTCGGACGCAGAGCTTTAAGGTCCACGGACGACATTTACAACAGAGACGCCCCGGTCACGCTGCAG AGAGAAGCGGCTCATTTCTTGGGTTACGTGTATTTTAGACAAGTGAAGGATGTCTCTGTGAAGAGAGGCTATTTGCAGAAG TCCCTGGTGTTGGTGTCCAAGCTGCCGTACACTCACCTGTTCCACTTGCTGCTGCAGATCATCGCTCCTGAGTTCTTTGAGAAGTTGGAGCCCTGCCTTGAAACAG TGGTCAACGAGATTGACCAATGGCCTTTGCCCGTTCCTGGACTGACCCTGAACCTGCCTGTGATGGGTGTCATTTTACAG GTGAGAATCCCTTCAAAGACAGACAAACCAGGAGGAAGTCCGgtcagagaggctgctaaagaG AACCTCCTACCAGCTCCAACTCTGCTGCCGACCATCCATGAACTGGACCTCTTCAA GTGTTTCCAGTCTGTCCTGGTCCATCTGCAGATGCTGTGGGAGCTCACATTGCTCGGGGAGCCGGTGGTCATCATGGCGCCGTCTCCCACCATCTCCTCTGAAACCGTGCTGGCTCTCATCAG CTCCATCAGTCCTCTGAAGTACTGCTGTGACTTTCGCCCTTATTTCACCATCCATGACAGTGAGTTCAGAGAGTACACCACCCGCACACAGGCCCC ACCAAACGTTGTTCTGGGCGTCACCAATCCGTTCTTCATTAAAACGTTTCAGAACTGGCCTCATATCATCCGACTGGGAGAGATAAGGATGGCAG GTGACTTACCGAAACAGGTCAAGGTGAAAAAACTGTCCAAACTGAAAACCCTCGACACCAAACCAG ggatcTACACGGCCTACAAGACATTTATGCACAAAGATAAGATCCTCATAAAGAGGCTGCTAAAG GGGATTCAGAGGAAGAGACCATCAGAGGTGCAGAGCGCCATCTTGAGGAGGCATCTGTTAGAACTCACTCAGAGCTTCATCATCCCACTG GAGCGGTACATGGTGAGCCTGATGCCACTTCAGAGGTCTGTGACGCCCTGGAAG ACTCCTCCTCAGATTCGTCCCTTTAGTCAAGACGAGTTTATGTCCACTTTGGACCTCACGGGCCCTCAGCTAACCTCTCTGCTCAAAGGTGACTGGGTGGGACTGTACAG GAAGTTCTTCAGGTCCCCAAACTTTGACGGCTGGTATCGCCATCGACACAAAGagatgacacagaaactggaAAGCCTCCACCTAGAGGTCATCTGTGATGCT GACCTACTGGGCTGGACCAAAGACAAGTCTGAGGTAGAGATTGTAGATCTGATCCTGAAGGTCAGAGAGAAACTG AATAAGGCAcgcaggcagcagctgcaggtcagagacgGAGTTTTTGATAAACTGGAAGCTTTTATAGACTCCATCATCAGCTCACTACCTGAAGACCTGCAGAGTGCGCTGAACACACGCTGA
- the LOC114431181 gene encoding ADP-ribosylation factor 4 produces the protein MGLTISSLFSKLFGKKQMRILMVGLDAAGKTTILYKLKLGEIVTTIPTIGFNVETVEYKNICFTVWDVGGQDKIRPLWRHYFQNTQGLIFVVDSNDRERVTESADELSKMIQEDELKEAVLLVFANKQDLPNAMGVSELTDKLGLHSLRGRTWHVQATCATQGTGLYEGLDWLSNELSKR, from the exons ATGGGTCTGACGATCTCGTCCCTCTTCTCCAAGCTCTTCGGAAAGAAACAGATGAGGATACTGATGG TCGGTTTGGACGCAGCTGGAAAAACAACGATCCTGTACAAGCTGAAGCTCGGAGAAATCGTCACCACCATCCCAACTATCG GTTTTAATGTGGAGACGGTGGAGTACAAGAATATCTGTTTCACTGTTTGGGACGTGGGCGGTCAGGATAAGATCCGACCTCTGTGGAGACACTACTTCCAGAACACACAG GGGCTGATCTTTGTGGTGGACAGTaacgacagagagagagtaacTGAATCTGCTGATGAGCTTTCAAAGATG atCCAAGAAGATGAGTTAAAGGAGGCAGTGCTTTTGGTGTTTGCTAACAAGCAGGATCTTCCGAATGCCATGGGAGTCAGTGAACTCACCGATAAACTGGGTCTGCACAGCCTGCGTGGCAGAACT TGGCACGTCCAGGCCACCTGTGCAACTCAGGGTACGGGTCTGTACGAGGGTCTGGACTGGCTGTCCAATGAGCTGTCGAAACGTTAG
- the lamtor4 gene encoding ragulator complex protein LAMTOR4 isoform X1, whose protein sequence is MLRSRSSLKQQRRNDDSRADCRSGANPGSARVPGHQRGGGSGRECSLETSKDQTQPNQNPVTCPGGHPYTRSHQTGKLLSAGELENDEHTAGVIMQMVRTASRFRLSGSAEPPFKRLSVILEDFVYAITVSGQKVFVVKRQHNQQEPINV, encoded by the exons ATGCTGCGGAGCCGCAGCTCGTTGAAACAACAGCGGAGGAATG ACGACAGCCGCGCTGACTGCCGGTCTGGAGCGAATCCCGGATCAGCTCGGGTACCTGGTCATCAGCGAGGAGGGGGTTCTGGCCGTGAGTGTTCCCTAGAAACCAGCAAAGACCAAACACAACCAAACCAAAATCCAGTTACCTGTCCAGGGGGACATCCGTACACTCGGTCACATCAGACAGGGAAGCTTCTG TCTGCAGGTGAGCTGGAGAATGatgaacacacagcaggtgtaaTCATGCAGATGGTACGAACAGCGAGTCGCTTCAGATTATCAGGGTCTGCTGAGCCACCCTTCAAACGCCTGTCAG TTATTCTGGAGGACTTCGTTTACGCCATCACCGTCTCTGGTCAGAAGGTGTTTGTGGTCAAACGACAACACAACCAGCAGGAACCGATCAATGTCTGA
- the gcc1 gene encoding GRIP and coiled-coil domain-containing protein 1: MEKFGMSFGGGPNRKELLDIIESQKKQLVQYQTRFKDVVQAYKSLLKEKEALEASLKVLTVTQDVDLNQQSLEAAAATVNVPEDGSSLHSEDSVDKVAPVDVPSETKGDQSEGDQSEEDQIEPVGRSSSVPLRPESDPDIMGVEQQQTTTPPGVEADRRVTQLKSQLSTLTNALATVTQEKSRMEASFQADKRQLKQEVEKQQDRLVALTAQQEAELHALQQQLAESRARVITQQHEREQEQGDHAQQLRELQRILQQERDLRQDAELRLQDASTALLMTSQAMDRGAEYEAHLNQVKEERDNLRRRLQNVEQDQKKPDPRVDELQKELKTLKNHFQQQIHSETQKVCEAEERACERAQAAEIRVAGLEQRVSELSELLGSCEKARQRDQQMAQRLRDRIMQLDTENKTLAIAASSRSTSDLSLDESQLDVGVLKEKLQKVQNLLLQAAQRNLHQDILDLAEQEAELSVDKTSVLMYQQELRQLKDEFERYKLRAQVVLKNKNVKDGCQAKELEEVRDQLSELREKYINLRIQSDEAEARHRHQLEDRQKQVAALHQSHRLEVERIEALHHDELLRLEAELHKHRERTMALLDEKDQEIERLRAPAFSDANRSDDEGHDAGQESNADIISQALWQAAPTESTLLLYTEQLARKEVEVSGLRRLKNRLEEDIHQLQARLIANGERHDEEVSELREQLDKVIRDQRREGANMEYLKNVIYKFLTLQDASGRQQTLTAILTILHFSPQEKHDVMRQQGSTWWSANRK; this comes from the exons ATGGAGAAGTTTGGGATGAGTTTTGGAGGTGGACCCAACAGGAAGGAGCTGCTAGACATCATCGAATCCCAGAAAAAACAGCTGGTCCAATACCAGACTCGCTTCAAGGATGTGGTCCAAGCCTACAAAAGCCTTCTGAAGGAAAAGGAAGCTCTGGAGGCCAGTCTGAAGGTCCTTACAGTGACCCAGGATGTGGACCTAAACCAGCAGAGCctagaagctgctgcagctactGTAAACGTCCCAGAAGATGGCAGCTCGCTGCATAGTGAAGACAGCGTGGACAAGGTAGCACCTGTGGATGTGCCCAGTGAGACCAAGGGGGACCAGAGCGAGGGGGACCAGAGCGAGGAGGACCAGATAGAACCAGTAGGAAGATCCAGCTCAGTG CCACTGAGGCCCGAGTCCGATCCTGACATCATGGgggtggagcagcagcaaaCCACAACTCCACCTGGTGTGGAAGCAGACCGCCGAGTCACCCAGCTTAAGAGCCAACTGAGCACGCTCACCAATGCCCTGGCCACAGTGACGCAGGAGAAGTCTAGGATGGAGGCGAGTTTTCAGGCCGACAAGCGGCAGCTCAAACAAGAGGTGGAGAAGCAGCAAGATAGGCTGGTTGCTTTGACAGCGcagcaggaggcagagctgcatGCTCTGCAACAGCAGCTGGCTGAAAGCCGCGCTCGCGtcatcacacagcagcatgagCGGGAGCAGGAGCAGGGCGACCATGCCCAGCAgctcagagagctgcagaggatCCTGCAGCAGGAGAGAGACCTGCGACAGGACGCAGAGCTGCGCCTACAGGATGCCAGCACTGCCCTCCTCATGACGTCACAGGCCATGGACCGAGGAGCAGAGTATGAGGCTCACCTGAACCAGGTGAAGGAGGAGCGAGATAACCTGAGGCGAAGACTGCAGAATGTGGAGCAGGACCAGAAGAAACCAGATCCTAGAGTGGATGAGCTGCAGAAGGAACTGAAGACACTGAAAAACCACTTCCAGCAACAGATCCACAGTGAGACCCAGAAG gtgtgCGAGGCAGAGGAGCGTGCTTGTGAGCGTGCCCAGGCTGCAGAGATCCGGGTTGCCGGTCTGGAGCAGCGAGTGTCGGAGCTGTCGGAGCTGCTGGGATCCTGTGAGAAGGCAAGGCAGCGCGATCAGCAAATGGCTCAGAGACTTCGAGACCGGATCATGCAGCTTGACACAGAGAACAAAACACTAGCCATCGCTGCCTCCAGCAGGTCAACCTCTGACCTTAGCCTGGATGAGTCACAGCTGGATGTTGGTGTGCTGAAGGAGAAACTCCAGAAAGTGCAGAATCTCCTGCTGCAGGCAGCTCAAAGGAACCTACACCAGGATATCCTGGACCTGGCTGAGCAGGAGGCAGAGCTCAGTGTTGACAAAACCTCTGTGCTGATGTACCAACAGGAGTTGCGGCAGCTGAAGGATGAGTTTGAACGCTACAAACTCCGAGCACAGGTCGTCTTAAAAAACAAGAACGTCAAAGATGGCTGCCAGGccaaggagctggaggaggtccGGGACCAGCTGTCAGAGTTGAGAGAAAAGTACATCAACTTGCGTATCCAGAGTGACGAGGCCGAGGCACGACACCGCCATCAGCTGGAAGACCGGCAGAAACAGGTGGCAGCCCTGCATCAGTCTCACCGGCTGGAAGTGGAGCGGATAGAGGCGCTGCACCATGACGAGCTGCTGCGCCTGGAGGctgagctgcacaaacacagagagaggaccaTGGCGTTGCTAGACGAGAAGGACCAGGAGATTGAGAGGCTGCGAGCCCCGGCATTTAGTGACGCTAACAGATCAGATGACGAGGGGCACGATGCTGGCCAGGAGAGCAATGCCGACATTATCAGCCAGGCCCTGTGGCAGGCGGCACCCACTGAatccacactgctgctgtacaCTGAACAGCTCGCCCGCAAGGAGGTGGAAGTGAGCGGCTTGAGGCGGCTGAAAAACCGCCTGGAGGAGGACATTCATCAGCTGCAGGCTAGGCTTATTGCCAACGGAGAGCGACATGATGAGGAAGTTTCAGAGCTGCGGGAGCAGCTGGACAAGGTGATTCGAGACCAAAGGCGAGAAGGTGCCAACATGGAGTACCTGAAAAACGTCATATACAAGTTCTTGACGCTGCAGGATGCCAGCGGCAGGCAGCAGACACTCACTGCCATTCTGACCATCCTGCACTTCAGCCCACAGGAGAAACATGATGTCATGAGACAGCAGGGGTCAACCTGGTGGTCTGCCAACAGGAAGTGA